CCCATGCCGCACGCGTCCGCAGGCTCTCGGTTGCCCTTGTCGCGCTACCCGAGCCTCGACATCGCCTCACTCGAAGTGGCGGCGGACATCTACAGCCGGATGGTGGCGCCGGTGCACCTCCACGGCATGCCGAGCAAGGAGCCCTTCGCGTGGCGGGTGAACCACCTCGAGCTGGGGCCAGTGACGCTCGTGGCGAACGAGACCACGTCCAGCGTGTGGGCCGACTGCGAGGGCGCGGACGATGCGTACCTGGTGTCGTTGCCGCTGGGGGACAACGCGGCCGAGTCGAGCGTCGGTCAGGTGGTGACGCCGCTGGTGCGTGGGAGGTCGGGGGTGATCGTCACGCCCCGGCAGCGCTCCAAGGTGGTGGTGCGCTCAGGCAGCCGGACCTTGCAGGTCTCCGTGCCGCGGCAGGCCATGCTCGACGCCATGACCACGCTCACGGGGCGTGAGCCGCGCGACATCCAATTCCACACGCGGCTCGCGCTCGACGCGCCCGAGACGGCTTCGTTCGCCCGCTTGCTCGGCAGAGTGGTGAAGGAGGCCGACCTCGAGCAGCCAGGCTTCACGGCACCGGGTGCGGCGGAGCGCTGGGCGGAGGCGCTGATCTTTCGCCTGCTGCTCGGCCAGCCGAACTCTCGGTCTGCGCTGTTCGCTGTCAGGTCGCAGTCCGCGGAGCCACGCTACGTGCGCCGCGCGGCCGCGTACCTGGACGCGGCAGGAGACCGCGACGTCACGATGGCGGAGCTCACGCAGGTCACGGGCGTGAGCGCGCGTTCGCTGCAGAGCGGGTTCCAGAAGACGCATGGATGCTCGCCGCTCGCCTTCGCGCGCGCGCGCAGGCTCGAGCGTGCTCGCGTGCTGTTCCTGACCCACGATGACGCGCTGACCGTGAGCGAGGTCGCGCAGCGCGTGGGCATCCCGCACCTCGGTCGGTTCAGCGGCTACTACCGGCAGCACTTCGGCGAGAGCCCGACCGCCACGCTGGCTCGCTCGGACAGCACGCGTGTGAAGCTGCGGTAGCGCTGCGCCGTGCGCGGCCGCCCTGGGCTCGCGACCCAACATGACTGCGCAATCTGGATAGCGCTGGCTGCGTGAGGGCCGTAGAGCGCACTTCCCCCCGCCTGCGTCTCCTGCGTCAGCCCTGCTGCTGGCTCGGTGT
This genomic interval from Sandaracinaceae bacterium contains the following:
- a CDS encoding AraC family transcriptional regulator, with the translated sequence MPHASAGSRLPLSRYPSLDIASLEVAADIYSRMVAPVHLHGMPSKEPFAWRVNHLELGPVTLVANETTSSVWADCEGADDAYLVSLPLGDNAAESSVGQVVTPLVRGRSGVIVTPRQRSKVVVRSGSRTLQVSVPRQAMLDAMTTLTGREPRDIQFHTRLALDAPETASFARLLGRVVKEADLEQPGFTAPGAAERWAEALIFRLLLGQPNSRSALFAVRSQSAEPRYVRRAAAYLDAAGDRDVTMAELTQVTGVSARSLQSGFQKTHGCSPLAFARARRLERARVLFLTHDDALTVSEVAQRVGIPHLGRFSGYYRQHFGESPTATLARSDSTRVKLR